In Marinobacterium sp. LSUCC0821, the DNA window GTATCGCTGTTGCCCTGATGGGACGAAATCACCCAGTCGGTATAATCATTGCGAGTCTTTTGTTTGGTGCGCTGTTTCAAGGCGGTGCGGAGTTAGCTTTTGAGTTCTCGACTATCACGCGAGATCTTGTTGTGGTGATTCAGGGTTTAGTTATTCTCTTCTGCGGTGCACTCGCATACATGATGCGTGGTCCACTTGAGCGTCTATTTGGGCTGCTCCAGTCGACAGGAAAGGGGGAGTAGTCGTATGGATTTTTGGCTTCAACTCATCTCTGCGCTTGATTCAACGCTTCGCTTGGCAACGCCTCTGATTCTGTGTGCTATGGCAGGGCTTTTCTCCGAACGCTCGGGTGTGGTCGATATAGGTCTCGAGGGTAAAATGTTGGCCGGTGCTTTTGCTGCGGCTGCAACCGCCGCAGTGACTGGTTCTCTGTGGTTGGCCCTGTTTGCTGCTGTCGGCGTCTCAGTTGTTATGGCGCTGTTACATGGCTTTGCTTGTATTACCCATAAGGGTGATCAGGTGGTGAGCGGCCTGGCTATCAATATTCTTGCGGCTGGTCTGACGGTTGCCTTGGGTATTGCGTGGTTCCATCGAGGCGGTCAAACCCCAGCGCTTGCCTCTGAGCAACGCTTTCGCCCCATCGAGTGGCCCTTTGCCGATTCTGTCTCTGATGTGCCGTTTCTAGGTACCCTCTACTCCGAGTTATTGAGTGGTCATAATTTACTGGTCTATTTGGCCTTTTTGGCTGTGCCGCTGACCTATGCCATGGTCTACAAAACGCGTTTTGGGCTTAGATTACGTGCAGTGGGTGAAAACCCTCAAGCGGTGGATACAGGTGGTATCTCTGTTGCTTGGCTTCGTTATCGTGCAGTCATTATGGCTGGTATTCTATGTGGTCTAGCTGGGGCTTACCTCAGTATTGCACTGGGTGCTGGATTTGTCAGAGATATGTCTGCCGGTAAAGGATATATAGCCCTGGCTGCCCTTATTTTTGGTAAGTGGCGTCCTGTCCCAGCAATGCTCGCTTGTCTGCTGTTCGGTTTCCTTGAGGCGCTTGCAACGCGACTACAAGGTGTGGATCTACCTTTGGTGGGTCAGATTGAGGTGCAGTTTATGCAGGCACTTCCATACGTACTAACGGTCATTCTGCTAGCAGGATTTATCGGTCGCGCGATAGCTCCTAAGGCGATAGGTGTTCCCTACAGTAAAGATAGGGCTTAGGTTTCATTATGACGATACATAAAATAATTCTAGATACAGACCCGGGTATCGATGATGCAATGGCGATATTTACCGCGATGGCTCATCCAAATATTGATCTTCTTGCTTTGACGACCACCTTCGGTAACGTCTCTGTCGAGCAGGCAACAAAGAATGCCCTTAAGCTGGTCGAGATGGCTGGTACCGATACACCTGTTGCACGAGGTGTTGCCACACCTTGGTTTAAAGAGCCTGCCCCCTTTCCTGATTTTGTGCATGGGGTCGATGGGTTTGGCAATTTAGAGTTGGACGACCCAGCATCAAATGCACTTCCCATTTCAGCCGCCGAGTTCATCGTGCGCGAGGTCAATGAGCAGCCAGGTGAAATTACACTAGTTGCTATTGGTCCACTAGGAAACTTGGCGACGGCTCTGCATTTGGACCCTGAACTACCCTCTAAAGTTAAGCAGGTTGTTTTGATGGGTGGCGTTATAGCGAGTGATGGTAATGTGTCGCCAGTTGCGGAGGCGAACATTCTCTCAGATCCACACGCCGCGGATCGCGTTTTTGCTGCAAGTTGGCCCGTCGTAATGGTGGGACTCGATGTTACGCATCAGATTATGATTCCACGCGCGCTGTTTGATGATATTGCGGCTAACAATGCCAAAGTGGGCGCTTTTATGCGTGATGCGGCCCGGTTCTACGTTGATTTCTACTCAAGTGTTCGTCAGATCGAAGGTTGTTATGCGCATGATGTCTCTGCACTTGCGTACGTTGTATCGCCGGATTGGTTTGCATCAGTAGAGGGGCCTGTCTGTGTTGCAACCGATGGTGTTGCTATGGGTCAAACTATCATGAGCCGATACGGTATACCCTATCCATTGAACTATTGGGATGATCGGCCATCACAAAAGGCTTGTCTTGGTGTGAAGAGTGATCAGGTTCTGAAGTTTTTTGCTGATGCAATGATGGATAAGAGTTGGAATAGTTAATGGCACAGTTTTTAGAAGCAGTTGATTACCAAGCGAAAGATGCAGCGGAAAGCTTTGTTCGCTCCCTTCATGAAACGGGTTTTGGGGTGCTTAAGAATCATCCAATCCTTGAGCAGCAGGTACGAGAAATCTACAGCGCATGGCAGGCGTTTTTTAACTCGGATCGCAAAAGTGAGTTTGCTTATAACGTAGGTACCCAGGATGGCTTCTTCTCAAGCAAAATCTCGGAGACTGCTAAAGGTCACTCTGTAAAAGATATTAAAGAGTACTACCACTACTACCCTTGGGGGCAGTGTCCGCAAGAGCTGCGTCCGCAATTGCAGGCGTATTACGATGCCGCATCATCCCTTGCTTCAGAACTGCTGACTTGGGTTGAGGAGTATAGTCCTCCTGAAGTTAAAGGCCTGTATCGTGAAGCGCTAAGCCATATGATCAAAGATAGTGAGCAGACTCTGCTACGTGTACTTCACTATCCGCCATTTAGTGGTCATGAAGACGCTGGCGCAATTCGTGCGGCTGCACATGGCGATATCAATTTATTAACAGTTCTCCCAGCTGCAAGTGAGCCAGGTCTCCAGGTTTTGACTAAGAGCGATGAGTGGATGGACGTGCCAGCAGAGTTTGGTAATCTCATCGTGAACATTGGCGATATGCTACAAGAGGCATCCGGAGGATACTTTCCCTCAACCATTCACCGTGTGATCAATCCAGTGGGAGGGCAGACGCAAAAATCTCGAATCTCTTTGCCTCTATTTTTGCATCCACGCCCAGATGTGGTCTTGTCAGACCGATACACAGCGGACTCTTATCTTAAAGAGCGTCTGCGAGAGTTAGGGGTGATCTAACCTCTATCTACTCTTATTTAGAGAGCAGCGACCAGAAGGCACTGATGAGCGGGTTTTTCAGCGCTTTCTGCTGTGTAAACAACCCGACAGCGTAGTCACCAAGCTTAGGGTTTATATCCAATACCTGCACCTGTGATGCCAGCGGACTGTTATCCAGTACTATCTTAGGCACAACGCCTACCCCAAAGCCTAGGCTTACCATCGTTACAATTGCCTCGTTACCAGTAACCTGGGCATAGATAGTTGGCTGTACCTGTTGATCTCGCAGCCAGCTGTTTACGTGTTCACGTGCGACTCCTGATTCAGGAAGGATCATAGGTATTGCGCTGCGCAGTTCACTGGAACCAATAGTGAAGTTGTTCGCCATCTCCTGTTGTGAAAGGGGGGCGATGAACAACAGAGGCGTATCACCAACAGGGCTAAACTCTACACCCGCAGGTAAGCGTTCTGGTGTGGCGGCCATCGCGATATCTTCTGAACCACTCTGGATCCGTGTGATCGCATGCTCTGGGTCGCCTGTATGGAGTTTGATTTCAATTCCTGGGTAGATCTGACGAAAGCGATTAAGCAACTCATATAGAAAGCTGTAACTTGCAGTTACGGAGCAGTAGATGCTCACTTCACCGCTCAATTGCCCAGACTGCTCATGCAGCTCATTTTGGATCTGGGTCCACTGCTGGCTAGTCTCACGTGCGTAGGCTAAAAAACGTTCTCCTTCGCGAGTAAGTCGCACGGTACGGTTGTCGCGGTGGAAGAGCGTAGCTCCAAGCTCCTCTTCAAGGTGTCGAATGTTTCTTGAAAGCGCGGAGACGCTAATGTTGCAGTCGTCGCTGGCGCGGCCAAAGTGCAAAGACTCCGCAAGCGAGAGAAACTGTTTGAGGCTTTTTATATTCATGGGGCGATGATACAGCTAATTAATGTGCTTTGCATAATTTGGGATATTGCGTTGCAAATATATCAATTTACGAAATGTTGTGGATTCTGTAGAGTGCGCCCCACTGAACCATTCATTTAACTCTATTAAAAATAGGTCTTGTAATCATGGCTAACTATTTCAATACACTGCCACTACGTGAGCAGCTAGCTGAGCTTGGCAAATGTCGCTTCATGGATATGTCTGAATTTGCTGATGGCGTAGAAGCGCTTAAAGGCAAAAAAATGGTCGTTATCGGCTGTGGTGCACAGGGCCTAAACCAGGGTCTTAACCTACGTGACTCAGGTCTAGATGTATCTTACGCATTGCGTGCAGAAGCGATTGCTGAAAAACGCCAGTCTTGGAAAAATGCGACTGACAACGGTTTCACTGTTGGTACTTACGAAGAGCTTATTCCTACTGCTGATGTTGTTCTTAACCTGACTCCAGATAAGCAGCACACTTCTGTAGTTAATGCTGTTATGCCACTTATGAAGAAAGGCGCTTGTCTATCTTACTCACACGGTTTCAACATCGTTGAAGAGGGTATGCAGATCCGTGACGACCTAACAGTCATCATGGTTGCTCCTAAGTGTCCTGGTTCTGAAGTACGTGCTGAATACGTTCGTGGCTTCGGTGTACCAACGCTGATCGCGGTTCACGAGAACAACGATCCTAAAGGTGAAGGTCTTGCCCTTGCTAAAGCTTACGCTGTAGGTACTGGCGGTCACAAAGCGGGCGTTCTAATGTCATCTTTCATCGCAGAAGTTAAGTCTGACCTAATGGGTGAGCAGACTATCCTTTGTGGTATGTTGCAGACGGGTTCTATCCTTTGTTTCGACAAGATGGTTGAAGAGGGTATTGACCCTGGCTACGCATCTAAGCTTATTCAGTACGGTTGGGAAACTATCACTGAAGCACTTAAGTACGGCGGCGTAACTAACATGCTAGACCGTCTGTCTAACCCAGCTAAGATCAAGTGTTTTGACCTTGCTGAAGAGCTAAAAGTGATCATGCGTCCGCTTTACAACAAGCACCAGGATGACATCATCAACGGCACTTTCTCTCGCGTGATGATGGAAGACTGGGCGAACGATGATAAGAACCTTCTAGGCTGGCGTGCTGAGACTGCTGAGACTAACTTCGAGAAGACTCCAGCAGGTGACGTTGAGATCTCTGAGCAGGAGTACTTTGACAACGGTATCCTAATGGTTGCTATGGTTAAAGCGGGTGTAGAACTTGCATTCGAAACGATGACTGCTGCTGGCATCATCGCTGAGTCTGCTTACTACGAGTCACTTCACGAGACTCCGCTTATCGCGAACACGATCGCTCGTAAGAAACTTTACGAAATGAACGCAACTATCTCTGATACTGCAGAGTACGGCTGTTACCTATACAACCACGCGTGTGTTCCACTTCTAGGTGACTTCATGAAGGGCATTAAAACTGACGTTATCGGTAAAGGCCTAAGCCTTGAAGATAACGGCGTTGATAACGCTCGTCTAATCGAAGTTAACAAAGCTCTTCGCTCACACCCAGTTGAAGCGATCGGTTCTGTTCTTCGTGGCCACATGGCTGACATGAAGAAGATTGTTTAATCCTTAGCGATTAAATATCCAAAGCCGAGCCCATCTAATGCGCTCGGCTTTGTTGTTTTAGTGAGACGGTAAAATAGCTTTTTAAGCAGGTATTGTGAATGACATCTTCTATCCGTATTGAAAACTTAAACGTCAATTTTGATGAGCGCTTTGAACTTAATGAGGTCAACTGGACCATCGAATCTGACCAGCACTGGGTGGTAACCGGTACTAATGGTTCAGGTAAGTCGGCACTTGCTGCAATTCTTGCGGGGTTTGGAGATATTCAAAGCGGTTCGATAGAGGGTGTGCCTGCACGTGTCGGTTTGGTCTCATTTGAGGCGCAGGCAGAGCTGATCAAACAAGAGCTGAAAAAAGATGATGCGGACATTCTTGATGTCATTTCTGAGGGTACCCCGGTTAGGGAGATGATCTTTGATTACTGTGAAGATCAGGTTTTAGCCTCAGAGTTGGTCGAGAAGTTTGGCTTGGTGCCTCTACTTGATCGTGCTTTTCGTAAGCTTTCGACCGGTGAAAGCCGCAAGATGATGTTAGTGCGGGCACTCGCCAATAATCCTGAATTGTTGATTCTCGATGAGCCATTTGATGGCTTGGATTCAGATACCCTG includes these proteins:
- a CDS encoding ABC transporter permease — its product is MDFWLQLISALDSTLRLATPLILCAMAGLFSERSGVVDIGLEGKMLAGAFAAAATAAVTGSLWLALFAAVGVSVVMALLHGFACITHKGDQVVSGLAINILAAGLTVALGIAWFHRGGQTPALASEQRFRPIEWPFADSVSDVPFLGTLYSELLSGHNLLVYLAFLAVPLTYAMVYKTRFGLRLRAVGENPQAVDTGGISVAWLRYRAVIMAGILCGLAGAYLSIALGAGFVRDMSAGKGYIALAALIFGKWRPVPAMLACLLFGFLEALATRLQGVDLPLVGQIEVQFMQALPYVLTVILLAGFIGRAIAPKAIGVPYSKDRA
- a CDS encoding nucleoside hydrolase, with the translated sequence MTIHKIILDTDPGIDDAMAIFTAMAHPNIDLLALTTTFGNVSVEQATKNALKLVEMAGTDTPVARGVATPWFKEPAPFPDFVHGVDGFGNLELDDPASNALPISAAEFIVREVNEQPGEITLVAIGPLGNLATALHLDPELPSKVKQVVLMGGVIASDGNVSPVAEANILSDPHAADRVFAASWPVVMVGLDVTHQIMIPRALFDDIAANNAKVGAFMRDAARFYVDFYSSVRQIEGCYAHDVSALAYVVSPDWFASVEGPVCVATDGVAMGQTIMSRYGIPYPLNYWDDRPSQKACLGVKSDQVLKFFADAMMDKSWNS
- the ilvY gene encoding HTH-type transcriptional activator IlvY; protein product: MNIKSLKQFLSLAESLHFGRASDDCNISVSALSRNIRHLEEELGATLFHRDNRTVRLTREGERFLAYARETSQQWTQIQNELHEQSGQLSGEVSIYCSVTASYSFLYELLNRFRQIYPGIEIKLHTGDPEHAITRIQSGSEDIAMAATPERLPAGVEFSPVGDTPLLFIAPLSQQEMANNFTIGSSELRSAIPMILPESGVAREHVNSWLRDQQVQPTIYAQVTGNEAIVTMVSLGFGVGVVPKIVLDNSPLASQVQVLDINPKLGDYAVGLFTQQKALKNPLISAFWSLLSK
- a CDS encoding isopenicillin N synthase family oxygenase; translation: MAQFLEAVDYQAKDAAESFVRSLHETGFGVLKNHPILEQQVREIYSAWQAFFNSDRKSEFAYNVGTQDGFFSSKISETAKGHSVKDIKEYYHYYPWGQCPQELRPQLQAYYDAASSLASELLTWVEEYSPPEVKGLYREALSHMIKDSEQTLLRVLHYPPFSGHEDAGAIRAAAHGDINLLTVLPAASEPGLQVLTKSDEWMDVPAEFGNLIVNIGDMLQEASGGYFPSTIHRVINPVGGQTQKSRISLPLFLHPRPDVVLSDRYTADSYLKERLRELGVI
- the ilvC gene encoding ketol-acid reductoisomerase, whose product is MANYFNTLPLREQLAELGKCRFMDMSEFADGVEALKGKKMVVIGCGAQGLNQGLNLRDSGLDVSYALRAEAIAEKRQSWKNATDNGFTVGTYEELIPTADVVLNLTPDKQHTSVVNAVMPLMKKGACLSYSHGFNIVEEGMQIRDDLTVIMVAPKCPGSEVRAEYVRGFGVPTLIAVHENNDPKGEGLALAKAYAVGTGGHKAGVLMSSFIAEVKSDLMGEQTILCGMLQTGSILCFDKMVEEGIDPGYASKLIQYGWETITEALKYGGVTNMLDRLSNPAKIKCFDLAEELKVIMRPLYNKHQDDIINGTFSRVMMEDWANDDKNLLGWRAETAETNFEKTPAGDVEISEQEYFDNGILMVAMVKAGVELAFETMTAAGIIAESAYYESLHETPLIANTIARKKLYEMNATISDTAEYGCYLYNHACVPLLGDFMKGIKTDVIGKGLSLEDNGVDNARLIEVNKALRSHPVEAIGSVLRGHMADMKKIV